Proteins found in one Desulforegula conservatrix Mb1Pa genomic segment:
- a CDS encoding DUF3164 family protein, with translation MSIENYKADHKGRLVPISLIDEVDLERDSLVTELVEKAKGLKASMIEFKKQSGGDVIAFCELSSEKYGVKRGGNKGNVTLVSFDGKFKVQIQVAELIVFNERLHAAKELIDECLKDWTEGSRDEIKALITDAFQVDKEGNISTGRILGLRRLKINDERWIRAMDAISESVRVADTKSYLRFYEKTGQDDKWSPICLDMAAV, from the coding sequence ATGAGCATAGAAAACTACAAGGCAGACCATAAAGGCAGGCTTGTGCCAATAAGCCTTATTGATGAAGTGGATCTGGAGAGAGATTCGCTTGTAACCGAGCTGGTTGAGAAGGCAAAAGGGCTCAAGGCCAGCATGATCGAGTTCAAAAAGCAGTCCGGAGGAGATGTTATAGCCTTCTGCGAGCTTTCTTCCGAAAAATACGGAGTTAAAAGAGGCGGCAATAAAGGCAATGTCACCCTGGTGAGCTTTGACGGCAAGTTCAAGGTTCAGATCCAGGTGGCGGAGCTGATCGTATTCAACGAAAGGCTCCATGCCGCAAAGGAACTCATAGACGAATGCCTCAAGGACTGGACAGAAGGCAGCCGCGACGAGATCAAGGCCCTTATCACTGATGCCTTCCAGGTAGACAAGGAAGGAAACATCTCAACAGGCAGAATCCTTGGCTTAAGACGTCTAAAGATAAATGATGAAAGATGGATACGGGCAATGGACGCCATAAGTGAAAGCGTCCGAGTGGCTGATACCAAGTCTTATCTCAGATTTTACGAGAAGACAGGCCAGGACGACAAATGGAGTCCGATCTGCCTTGATATGGCGGCGGTGTAA
- a CDS encoding helix-turn-helix domain-containing protein, which translates to MNEVDAIGLLTQKATDLGQAEVARRLGYSKATVSLVINDKYNGNLNSVLSKVKEVFGGLKVNCPVLGEINLAECAENKRQPFSASNPLRVRLFKACKSCKEAK; encoded by the coding sequence ATGAATGAAGTCGATGCAATTGGCCTGCTGACACAGAAAGCCACCGATCTTGGTCAGGCAGAGGTTGCTAGAAGGCTGGGATATTCGAAGGCAACGGTGAGCCTGGTGATTAACGACAAGTATAACGGAAATTTAAACTCTGTTTTATCAAAGGTTAAAGAGGTCTTCGGAGGCCTTAAGGTAAACTGCCCGGTGCTTGGGGAAATAAATCTGGCTGAATGCGCGGAGAACAAAAGACAACCATTTTCAGCTTCAAATCCTTTGCGAGTAAGACTTTTCAAGGCCTGCAAGAGCTGCAAGGAGGCAAAATGA
- a CDS encoding helix-turn-helix domain-containing protein, with product MIKRESLQIKAWMVLNGISQADIGRELGIPRQNVCDFIKGNRHSRRIMNCLIEKGCPQEFLAIPDNSHVTEEVAA from the coding sequence ATGATCAAGCGGGAAAGCCTACAGATTAAAGCATGGATGGTACTGAACGGAATCAGTCAGGCGGATATAGGCAGGGAGCTTGGGATTCCAAGGCAGAATGTCTGCGATTTTATCAAGGGAAACAGACACAGCCGCAGAATCATGAACTGCCTGATTGAAAAAGGATGCCCACAGGAGTTTCTGGCTATTCCTGATAATAGCCATGTAACTGAAGAGGTTGCGGCATGA
- a CDS encoding Mu transposase C-terminal domain-containing protein, with protein MKSSYDAKEIAILLGRTRQGILARAAKENWPCEIQGVRGGNMKVFPYKCLPADIKDAMVKAESDRLLESLAPAPVVEESEVSAGAEIIVLHAPKVKLPSPRMPSALDPYNKEASEIHSLKGWQKDTATARLTFVKFLQNHPKSQRQGIIDLLVMQTQGTLPAYLSEIIASANNRSGSNGERGLSERTLKRWASDYAKYGYMGIVPESPNKEVAIPAWAAEFLTLYRKPSKPAINFVLELMAYTGCDNIPSYDQARRFVKNFSRLDIERGRKSPKELRSQKGFVRRSNDGFMPMDIVQMDGHSFKAKVQHPFHGRPFIPEICLAVDNVTKMVIGWSVGLAESAQTVGDCVRHMVTLNDKKPYGGIPAILYTDNGAGNEGKEMTSDMTGLFERLGVLHKTGRPGNPQGRGGIESFNKNVINWARLLETFRGKGMSKDVERSVYLAMDKDVREKGKSDITIAWADFLDFMTQFQTWYNYYHHHSTLPKITDSESGRKRHMTPAERWQQFLDQGWRPEMISEEEYISLKRPRIERKTNRAEINVGTNIYFDKRLEHYHGMQVIVEYDVHDPSKVWVYDHDERLIAIPEWNRNKKAFFPVSMHEQALEKRGIGRMKTALKKVDEIQAETGVRANDALPAPESSPEIEDMRAQLQTDMASDQALPKLETSIRSEEIPDDMFEKWEFWKHLDSAISAGEKFSERLTRFHEYYPSTADYRACRMMDEDAEKIMASGL; from the coding sequence ATGAAGTCCAGCTATGACGCAAAGGAAATAGCCATTCTCTTGGGCCGCACACGTCAGGGTATTCTGGCAAGAGCTGCAAAAGAGAACTGGCCTTGCGAAATTCAGGGTGTTCGTGGCGGTAATATGAAGGTTTTTCCTTATAAATGCCTTCCAGCTGATATCAAAGACGCGATGGTAAAGGCTGAATCAGACCGCCTTCTTGAATCCCTGGCACCTGCGCCGGTGGTCGAGGAATCAGAGGTTTCTGCCGGAGCGGAAATTATCGTGCTTCATGCACCAAAGGTGAAGTTGCCCTCACCCAGAATGCCGTCTGCCCTTGATCCTTATAATAAGGAAGCCTCAGAGATTCACAGCCTCAAAGGCTGGCAAAAAGACACAGCGACAGCGCGCCTCACCTTTGTGAAATTTCTCCAGAACCATCCAAAGTCACAGCGCCAGGGAATTATTGATCTGCTTGTCATGCAGACACAAGGAACGCTTCCGGCTTATCTCTCAGAAATTATCGCCTCAGCCAACAACAGATCCGGCAGCAATGGCGAAAGAGGCCTCTCCGAACGCACCCTCAAACGCTGGGCCTCGGATTACGCAAAATACGGATACATGGGCATTGTCCCTGAATCCCCAAACAAGGAAGTGGCCATTCCTGCCTGGGCAGCAGAATTTCTTACGCTTTACAGAAAACCATCAAAGCCAGCGATCAATTTCGTTCTGGAACTTATGGCTTATACAGGCTGCGACAACATTCCTTCTTATGATCAGGCTCGAAGGTTTGTGAAAAATTTCAGCAGACTCGACATTGAACGTGGCCGCAAATCACCAAAAGAACTCAGATCCCAGAAAGGCTTTGTACGCAGAAGCAACGACGGCTTCATGCCCATGGATATCGTGCAGATGGACGGCCACAGCTTCAAGGCAAAGGTTCAGCATCCTTTTCACGGCAGACCTTTTATTCCAGAAATATGCCTCGCGGTGGACAACGTCACCAAAATGGTCATCGGGTGGAGCGTGGGTCTTGCGGAGTCTGCCCAGACAGTGGGCGATTGCGTAAGGCACATGGTCACGCTTAACGACAAGAAGCCCTACGGCGGAATTCCCGCGATTCTTTACACAGACAACGGAGCCGGAAACGAAGGCAAGGAAATGACCAGTGATATGACAGGCCTTTTCGAGCGCCTCGGTGTTCTTCACAAAACAGGCAGGCCGGGAAATCCCCAGGGACGCGGCGGAATCGAATCATTTAACAAGAATGTGATCAACTGGGCAAGGCTGCTTGAAACCTTTCGTGGCAAAGGCATGAGCAAGGATGTTGAACGCTCGGTTTACCTGGCCATGGACAAGGATGTCCGGGAAAAAGGCAAGAGCGACATCACCATAGCATGGGCTGATTTTCTTGATTTTATGACTCAGTTTCAGACCTGGTACAATTATTACCATCATCATTCGACGCTTCCGAAGATCACGGATTCCGAGTCTGGCAGAAAACGCCACATGACTCCGGCTGAAAGATGGCAGCAGTTTCTTGACCAGGGCTGGCGTCCTGAGATGATTTCAGAAGAGGAATATATCTCCCTGAAACGTCCACGGATCGAGCGGAAAACCAACAGGGCAGAAATCAATGTCGGCACCAATATCTACTTCGACAAACGCCTTGAGCATTACCACGGAATGCAGGTGATTGTTGAATATGACGTCCACGATCCTTCAAAAGTCTGGGTCTATGACCATGATGAAAGGCTGATCGCGATTCCTGAATGGAACCGAAACAAAAAGGCCTTCTTCCCTGTTTCAATGCACGAGCAGGCACTTGAAAAGCGTGGAATCGGCAGAATGAAAACAGCCTTGAAAAAGGTTGATGAAATCCAGGCCGAAACAGGCGTGAGAGCAAATGATGCGCTTCCTGCCCCAGAATCCTCACCTGAAATTGAAGACATGAGGGCGCAGCTTCAGACAGATATGGCATCAGATCAAGCCCTGCCAAAACTTGAAACATCTATTCGGTCTGAAGAAATTCCGGATGACATGTTTGAAAAATGGGAATTCTGGAAGCATCTGGATTCAGCGATCAGCGCAGGAGAAAAGTTTTCAGAAAGGCTCACAAGATTCCATGAATATTACCCGTCAACAGCGGATTACAGAGCTTGCCGGATGATGGATGAAGATGCCGAAAAGATCATGGCCAGCGGATTATAA
- a CDS encoding helix-turn-helix domain-containing protein, which produces MIKRESLQIKAWMVLKGISQADIGRELGIPRQNVCAFIKGNRESRKVLNYLIGKGCPKEYLAIPDETHVLDEVAA; this is translated from the coding sequence ATGATCAAGCGGGAAAGCCTACAGATTAAAGCATGGATGGTACTGAAAGGAATCAGTCAGGCTGATATAGGCAGGGAGCTTGGGATTCCAAGGCAGAATGTCTGCGCCTTTATCAAAGGCAACAGAGAGAGCCGAAAAGTCCTTAATTATCTGATCGGAAAAGGCTGCCCGAAAGAATACTTGGCCATTCCGGACGAAACCCATGTCCTTGATGAGGTTGCGGCATGA
- a CDS encoding MBL fold metallo-hydrolase produces MLKEIKPGIFVITTKSRFPALKPPVNIYLLAGENALLFDAGYGLKSDVNYVKRHIDIAASNFLSKGKPFNLSWILPSHSHADHFSGATELKKMTGSNILLTDRMGKALKSRSTYIGNYYDIDNNAGLLEKWGSKFLNLIYEKSVGMKFIDKPDLTVEQGYKTYINGRTWELLHTPGHSSDHVGLYCENEGILLGGDNILRSVITWLGPPDSDLAEYENTLYETLSLPNLKIILPAHGSPVIRPKQRIREILFHRKKRLNDVLSIIKKTTSPGATLRSIQNRLYPGKGMVTRFNSEGWIKLSIKELIDSVKIKESQKGKKTFYTT; encoded by the coding sequence ATGCTTAAAGAAATCAAACCAGGTATTTTTGTCATTACAACAAAAAGCAGATTTCCTGCTTTAAAGCCACCAGTAAACATTTATCTGTTAGCGGGTGAAAACGCTCTGCTATTTGATGCAGGATACGGTCTGAAGTCTGATGTCAATTATGTTAAGCGGCATATTGATATTGCAGCCTCAAACTTTTTATCAAAAGGCAAACCTTTTAATCTATCATGGATTCTTCCCAGTCATTCTCACGCAGATCATTTTTCAGGTGCAACCGAGCTGAAAAAAATGACTGGATCAAATATACTTCTGACAGATCGAATGGGAAAAGCACTTAAATCAAGGTCAACTTATATTGGCAACTATTATGACATAGATAACAATGCAGGACTTTTAGAAAAATGGGGTTCAAAATTTCTGAATTTGATCTATGAAAAATCCGTGGGTATGAAATTCATTGATAAACCAGATCTGACTGTGGAGCAAGGTTATAAAACATATATAAATGGCAGAACATGGGAGCTTCTCCATACGCCAGGTCATTCAAGCGATCACGTAGGACTTTACTGCGAAAATGAAGGCATACTTCTTGGAGGGGACAATATCCTAAGATCGGTGATCACATGGCTTGGGCCACCCGATTCAGATTTAGCCGAATATGAAAATACTTTATATGAAACTCTGTCTCTTCCTAACCTAAAAATCATTCTTCCCGCACATGGAAGTCCCGTAATAAGACCGAAACAGAGAATAAGGGAAATACTTTTCCACAGAAAAAAAAGGCTTAATGATGTACTTTCAATAATAAAAAAAACAACCTCGCCTGGAGCCACATTAAGGAGCATACAAAACAGGCTTTATCCTGGCAAAGGCATGGTGACACGCTTTAACTCCGAAGGATGGATCAAACTCTCAATTAAGGAACTGATCGATTCCGTAAAAATTAAAGAAAGTCAGAAAGGTAAAAAAACTTTCTATACAACCTGA
- a CDS encoding AAA family ATPase has translation MTQEMSQVKTTAPLRNVALCMKALERAMNSPDHLPRMVSFSGPSGMGKSMAASYAANKYRAYYVECKSSWTKRALLEAIMLQMGIPAAGPIYKLTEQISEQLALSGRPLIIDEMDHIVNRSAVEIVRDIYEGSKDPILLIGEEMMPQKLKKWERFHGRILEWAYTQPADMQDAKLLASFYCRKVKVKDDLLEAVTKAAKGSVRRICVNLSRIEEEAMGTGLSEIGLKEWGDRQLYTGEAPARRII, from the coding sequence GTGACACAGGAAATGAGTCAAGTCAAGACCACTGCTCCGCTCAGGAACGTGGCCCTGTGCATGAAGGCGCTTGAAAGGGCCATGAACAGCCCGGATCATCTGCCGAGAATGGTTTCTTTTTCAGGGCCAAGCGGCATGGGCAAAAGCATGGCCGCATCTTACGCGGCCAACAAATACAGAGCCTATTATGTCGAATGCAAATCAAGCTGGACAAAAAGAGCGCTTCTTGAAGCAATCATGCTCCAGATGGGCATTCCGGCAGCAGGGCCAATTTACAAACTTACAGAGCAGATATCAGAACAACTGGCTCTTTCAGGCAGGCCGCTCATCATAGACGAAATGGATCATATCGTTAACAGGTCTGCGGTGGAAATAGTCAGGGATATTTATGAAGGCAGCAAGGATCCCATTCTTCTGATTGGCGAGGAAATGATGCCCCAGAAACTGAAAAAATGGGAGCGCTTCCACGGAAGAATTCTTGAATGGGCATACACCCAGCCAGCAGACATGCAGGACGCAAAACTTCTGGCTTCATTCTACTGCCGCAAGGTCAAAGTTAAGGATGATCTGCTCGAAGCCGTGACTAAAGCAGCAAAAGGATCTGTCAGACGAATCTGCGTGAATCTTTCAAGAATAGAAGAAGAAGCCATGGGAACCGGACTTTCAGAAATCGGCCTCAAGGAATGGGGAGACCGCCAGCTTTACACAGGTGAGGCTCCTGCAAGGAGGATCATATGA
- a CDS encoding right-handed parallel beta-helix repeat-containing protein — MKRSALFLHAIFLLIMPGQAFAADLKVAADGSAQFDTIQSAIDSTVNGDRVIVADGEYKGDKNKDIDFQGKAITVMSERGPENCIIDCEKSGRAFIFYHNETETSVVSGFTIKNANTADGGAIRCGKYNPGDIYTPPKATEEKGSPTISNCVFTDNNTDYAGAAIIINTSDPIIKDCRFDKNKAKHYGGGIAFMNTSNPKIINCSFTNNSAYSGGAIHAEESKGELVGLYVADNFTTTNGVPPGYDGGGICIRKSETNIERCTILRNKSYWGAGISVKINSSSKIESCLIAENEGQRGGGIAVRKSNASIYGCTITGNSAPGGNNPFEGIGGIYDEEVGPEIANSIIWGNANGQIGADKDETYPSIKYSNVEGGYVGTGNIDSDPLFTGGGDYHVTPDSPCLGTGNAENAPTYDLDNKVRAEDGIYTMGAYEEPKVGGKDSPGKASSSSSSGCFINTAAKFFDFNQIKKSLLAFPIFQ, encoded by the coding sequence ATGAAGCGTTCCGCTCTTTTTCTGCATGCCATTTTTCTTCTAATTATGCCAGGTCAGGCATTTGCCGCTGATTTGAAAGTCGCTGCCGATGGCTCAGCACAATTCGATACAATTCAGTCTGCAATAGATTCTACCGTAAACGGTGACAGGGTTATAGTTGCAGACGGTGAGTATAAAGGCGATAAAAACAAGGACATCGATTTTCAGGGCAAGGCCATAACTGTAATGTCAGAGCGTGGCCCTGAAAACTGCATAATAGACTGTGAGAAAAGCGGCAGGGCTTTTATTTTCTACCATAATGAAACCGAGACGTCCGTTGTTTCGGGATTTACGATAAAAAACGCAAATACGGCGGATGGCGGAGCAATAAGATGCGGGAAATACAACCCAGGAGATATATATACCCCTCCAAAGGCAACTGAAGAAAAAGGTTCTCCTACTATTTCTAACTGCGTTTTTACAGACAATAATACGGACTACGCAGGAGCTGCAATCATAATTAACACGTCTGATCCTATCATAAAAGACTGCCGCTTTGATAAAAACAAAGCAAAGCACTATGGCGGTGGAATAGCCTTCATGAATACATCCAACCCCAAGATAATTAACTGTAGTTTCACCAACAACTCTGCCTATTCTGGAGGTGCTATCCATGCCGAAGAAAGTAAGGGGGAGCTTGTAGGTCTTTACGTGGCAGACAACTTCACAACAACAAACGGAGTACCTCCTGGCTATGACGGAGGCGGGATATGCATAAGAAAATCTGAAACAAATATTGAAAGATGCACCATTCTTCGCAACAAAAGCTATTGGGGAGCTGGTATTTCGGTAAAAATAAACTCCTCATCAAAAATTGAAAGCTGCCTTATTGCAGAAAATGAAGGCCAGAGAGGCGGCGGAATAGCTGTAAGAAAATCAAATGCAAGTATTTATGGCTGCACAATTACAGGAAACTCTGCCCCAGGTGGTAACAATCCGTTTGAAGGCATAGGCGGAATCTACGATGAAGAAGTCGGGCCTGAAATAGCAAACTCGATCATATGGGGTAACGCCAACGGTCAGATTGGAGCCGATAAGGATGAGACTTATCCCTCAATCAAATACAGCAACGTAGAAGGCGGCTACGTAGGCACAGGCAATATTGATTCAGATCCGTTATTTACTGGTGGGGGAGATTATCATGTTACTCCGGACTCACCTTGTTTAGGAACCGGAAATGCTGAAAATGCCCCTACCTATGACCTTGATAACAAGGTCAGGGCAGAGGACGGTATTTATACAATGGGAGCTTATGAAGAGCCAAAAGTAGGAGGCAAGGATTCTCCGGGCAAGGCGTCATCTTCTTCATCAAGCGGATGCTTTATAAATACGGCAGCAAAATTTTTTGATTTTAATCAGATTAAAAAATCTTTGCTTGCTTTTCCCATCTTCCAATAG
- the thiC gene encoding phosphomethylpyrimidine synthase ThiC, which translates to MSYTTQMDAARKGIVTKEIETVARKEKMDVQRLMGLMAEGKIIIPANKNHKNLDPEGVGEGLRTKINVNLGISKDCHDIEMEMDKVRLALAMKAEAIMDLSCFGKTWEFRKRLIEISPAMIGTVPIYDAVGFYDKNIKDITVDEFFKVVERHVEDGVDFLTIHAGLNRATAEKIKKSERITSIVSRGGSLLYTWMQLNDAENPFYEHYDRLLDICEKYDVTLSLGDACRPGCINDSTDACQVEELITLGELTKLAWKRNVQVMIEGPGHMAIDEIAGNMMMEKRLCHGAPFYVLGPLITDVAPGYDHITSAIGGAIAAANGADFLCYVTPAEHLRLPDLEDMKEGIIASRIAAHAGDIAKKIPGAREWDNNMSRARAALDWNKMFELAMDPVKPKAYRESSLPEHEDSCSMCGKMCAVRNMNRIREGKDIQLND; encoded by the coding sequence ATGAGCTATACCACCCAGATGGATGCGGCCAGAAAAGGGATCGTAACCAAAGAGATCGAAACAGTAGCAAGAAAAGAAAAAATGGACGTTCAGCGTCTCATGGGGCTGATGGCTGAAGGAAAGATCATCATACCCGCCAATAAAAACCATAAAAACCTTGATCCTGAGGGCGTGGGCGAAGGACTTCGCACAAAGATAAACGTCAATCTGGGCATTTCAAAAGATTGTCATGACATTGAAATGGAAATGGACAAGGTCAGACTTGCCCTTGCCATGAAAGCAGAGGCAATCATGGATCTTTCCTGTTTCGGTAAAACCTGGGAATTCAGGAAGCGGCTCATTGAAATCTCCCCTGCCATGATTGGTACTGTACCAATTTATGATGCGGTCGGCTTTTATGATAAGAACATAAAAGACATCACTGTGGATGAATTCTTCAAGGTTGTTGAGCGCCATGTGGAAGACGGAGTTGACTTCCTTACAATTCATGCTGGCCTGAACAGGGCAACAGCTGAAAAAATCAAAAAAAGCGAGCGTATCACAAGCATAGTTTCAAGAGGTGGATCCCTTCTTTATACATGGATGCAGCTGAATGACGCTGAAAATCCTTTTTATGAGCATTACGACCGTCTGCTTGACATATGTGAAAAATACGACGTTACCCTTAGCCTTGGTGACGCATGCAGACCAGGATGCATAAACGACTCGACAGATGCTTGTCAGGTGGAAGAGCTGATTACACTTGGGGAACTGACAAAGCTGGCTTGGAAAAGAAATGTTCAGGTAATGATAGAAGGCCCGGGGCATATGGCAATTGACGAAATTGCTGGCAATATGATGATGGAAAAAAGACTCTGCCACGGCGCTCCATTTTATGTTCTTGGCCCGCTTATCACAGATGTTGCTCCTGGTTACGATCATATAACCAGCGCCATTGGAGGAGCCATAGCTGCTGCAAATGGAGCAGATTTCCTTTGTTATGTAACTCCTGCCGAGCACCTGAGACTTCCTGATCTGGAAGATATGAAGGAAGGAATAATAGCGTCAAGAATTGCCGCCCACGCAGGTGATATTGCAAAAAAAATCCCTGGTGCGCGGGAATGGGACAATAATATGAGCCGCGCCAGAGCAGCCCTTGACTGGAACAAAATGTTTGAACTGGCCATGGATCCAGTAAAGCCCAAAGCTTACAGAGAGTCATCTCTCCCTGAACACGAAGACAGTTGCAGCATGTGCGGAAAAATGTGCGCTGTCAGAAATATGAACCGTATCCGTGAAGGCAAGGATATTCAGCTGAACGATTAG
- a CDS encoding XRE family transcriptional regulator — MQTIGDRIRHIRGDTSQATLAKILGIHVNTLSRYEGNTVSPDAKIIAAMCTEFDINPEWLLLGTGTQKKVTNGEAQQTNIVSCAENTAIDIDNYCFVPMVEARLSAGTGEPVYSENIKDYYAFRKRFINYIATSTKNLVLMRVSGTSMEPEILNGGTVLIDMGRKHPKGSCYFALGFEDTIMVKELELLPEGRVMIISKNRKDYPPYEANLKSIRIIGQVIWGDRQFPI, encoded by the coding sequence ATGCAAACAATTGGAGACCGAATAAGGCACATAAGAGGGGATACATCTCAAGCCACCTTGGCCAAGATATTGGGGATTCATGTAAATACATTGTCACGTTATGAAGGCAATACCGTAAGCCCAGACGCTAAAATAATAGCGGCAATGTGTACCGAATTTGATATCAACCCCGAATGGCTCTTGCTTGGTACTGGCACACAGAAAAAGGTGACTAATGGCGAAGCACAGCAGACCAATATAGTCTCATGTGCCGAAAATACAGCCATCGACATTGATAATTATTGCTTCGTCCCAATGGTAGAGGCTCGGCTTTCGGCAGGAACCGGTGAGCCTGTGTATTCTGAAAATATTAAGGATTATTACGCATTCAGAAAGCGCTTCATCAATTATATAGCGACAAGCACAAAGAACCTGGTACTGATGAGAGTCTCAGGTACCTCGATGGAGCCTGAAATACTGAACGGTGGGACTGTGCTGATTGATATGGGCAGAAAACATCCTAAAGGCAGCTGTTACTTTGCTCTGGGCTTTGAAGATACTATAATGGTAAAAGAATTGGAGCTGTTGCCAGAAGGCCGTGTAATGATAATCAGCAAAAACCGCAAAGATTATCCTCCCTACGAAGCAAACCTGAAAAGTATCCGCATAATCGGTCAGGTAATTTGGGGTGATCGCCAGTTTCCAATTTAA
- a CDS encoding LexA family transcriptional regulator produces MDSFKLENNAEGTALSLNESSVKGFEGLLDRLREASKVKSDVELAKTLGIKYQSVISARKRGQVPPGWIFDISSKFNISADWLYYGTGPKERVGTPHEPQSNVVSCADNTVIDIDNYCFVPMVECRLSGGNGEVVYSEGIKDYYAFRRRFINYIATSPKNLILMRVAGTSMEPEIKDGGTVLIDMGRTHPKSGCYFALGFDDALSVKELDLLPEGRVRVISKNRKDYPPYEADLKSIRIIGQVIWGDRAFPI; encoded by the coding sequence ATGGATAGCTTTAAGCTTGAAAATAATGCCGAAGGAACCGCTTTAAGCTTGAATGAATCAAGCGTAAAGGGATTTGAGGGCCTTTTGGATCGATTAAGAGAGGCTTCAAAAGTTAAAAGCGATGTCGAGTTAGCTAAAACCTTGGGGATAAAATATCAGTCGGTTATATCCGCCAGAAAGCGTGGCCAAGTCCCTCCGGGCTGGATTTTTGATATCTCATCTAAGTTTAATATATCTGCCGACTGGCTTTATTATGGCACTGGCCCAAAAGAAAGAGTCGGCACACCGCATGAACCCCAGTCCAACGTGGTCTCATGTGCTGATAATACAGTCATCGACATTGATAATTACTGCTTCGTTCCAATGGTTGAATGCAGGCTGTCGGGCGGTAATGGTGAAGTTGTATATTCGGAAGGGATCAAGGACTATTACGCATTTAGAAGGCGCTTCATCAATTATATAGCGACCAGTCCTAAAAATCTGATATTAATGAGAGTCGCGGGAACATCAATGGAGCCTGAAATAAAGGACGGCGGCACTGTATTGATTGACATGGGTAGAACACACCCTAAAAGCGGCTGCTACTTCGCCCTTGGCTTTGATGATGCACTATCAGTCAAAGAGCTGGATCTGCTGCCAGAAGGCCGCGTGCGAGTAATAAGTAAAAACCGTAAGGATTATCCTCCATACGAAGCTGACCTGAAAAGCATCCGCATAATAGGCCAGGTAATCTGGGGCGACCGAGCATTTCCAATCTAA
- a CDS encoding gp16 family protein, which produces MKTNNDAIRRAKLAKIHIAKKALGMDDDTYREMLAEFGLKSSKDANIAKLNEIITHLESKGFEFKKPKNQPRSVKSQNDRQKPETALMGKIGALLADGKLNWNYAHGIAKKMFGVERLEWCDCQQLRKIVAALEYNTKRKAKKA; this is translated from the coding sequence ATGAAAACCAACAACGACGCAATCCGCAGGGCCAAACTCGCAAAGATCCACATAGCGAAGAAGGCTCTCGGAATGGATGACGACACATACCGTGAAATGCTGGCGGAATTTGGCCTGAAATCTTCCAAAGATGCCAACATCGCCAAGCTGAACGAAATCATCACTCATCTTGAGAGCAAGGGCTTTGAGTTTAAAAAACCAAAGAATCAGCCAAGGTCGGTCAAGAGCCAGAATGACCGCCAGAAACCGGAAACAGCTTTGATGGGCAAGATCGGCGCGCTTCTGGCTGATGGCAAGCTGAACTGGAATTACGCCCACGGAATAGCAAAGAAAATGTTCGGGGTGGAGAGACTTGAATGGTGCGACTGCCAGCAGCTTAGAAAGATTGTGGCTGCCCTTGAGTATAACACCAAGCGCAAGGCTAAGAAGGCATAA